AGCGCGCTTACGAGATCAACTCCAAGGCGATCCAGACCTCCGACCAGATGCTGCAGAAGCTGACCCAGCTGTGAGCGAGCGCGTGATACGAATCCCGAAGCTCTGCGCGCTGCTGCTGCTCGGCGCCCTCGCGCTCGCCGGCTGCAACACCGTGCCGCCCACCGAGGTGCAGCAGCCGATGACGGCCCGGCCGGCGCCCGTGCCGCAGCCGCAGTTGCAGGCCGCGAACGGATCGATCTACCAGGCGGCGCATCCGGCGCAGCCGTACTTCGGCTACCGGCCGCTGTTCGAAGACCGGCGCCCGCGCCACGTCGGCGACATCCTCGTCATCCAGATCAACGAGAAGACCGCGGCGAGCAAGAACTCCGACTCGACCGTGGAGAAGAGCCAGACCAGCGCCTTCGGCGTGACCAGCCTGCTCGGCCTGCCGGGCAAGTCGTTCCTGGGCTCGAACCTCGACGCCAACTCCGAGAGCAAGTTCGACGGCAAGGGAGCGGCGGCGAGCAATAACGATTTCACCGGCACCATTACCGTGACCGTGATCGACGTGCTGCCCAATGGCAACTTGCAGGTGTCGGGCGAGAAGCAGATCGGCATCAACGAGGGCTCGGAGTTCATCCGCTTCTCCGGCATCGTCAATCCGGCCACGATCGCCAACGGCAACGCGGTGTCGTCCTCGCAGGTTGCGGACGCCCGCATCGAATACCGCGCCAACGGCCAGATCCAGTCCGCGCAGGTGATGGGCTGGCTGGCGCGCTTCTTCCTCACTTTCCTGCCGTTCTGAGGTCGGAATGAATCGTCACGCTCAAAATGCACACGCTCACATCGATCTTCGCAGCTCAGTGCGCCGCGTGCGCCATGCCGCGCGCGCGTCCATGCGCGCACTCGCCCTGTCAGGGGCACGCGCACTCGCGTTCGCGGCGAAAGGCGCACTCGCGCTCATCGTACTGCTGGCCGCCGTGCAGGGCGCGAGTGCCGAGCGCATCAAGGATCTCGCCTCGATCCAGGGCGTGCGCGGCAATCCGCTGATCGGCTACGGGCTCGTGGTAGGGCTCGACGGCAGCGGCGACCAGACCACGCAGACGCCGTTCACGGTGCAGAGCGTGCTCAACATGCTCACGCAGATGGGCGTGAACCTGCCGCCCGGGACCAATCTTCAGCTCAAGAACGTCGCCGCGGTAATCGTGACCGGATCGCTGCCGCCATTCGCGAAGCCGGGCCAGGCGATCGACGTGACCGTCTCCTCGATGGGCAACGCCAAGAGCCTGCGCGGCGGAACGCTCCTGATGACCCCGCTCAAGGGCGCCGACGGTCAGGTGTACGCGATCGGCCAGGGCAACGTGCTGGTGGGCGGCGTGGGCGCCGAAGGCGGCGGCTCCAAGGTCACGGTGAATCACCTGAGCGTGGGCCGCATTCCGGCCGGCGCCCTGGTCGAGCGCGCGGTCCCGAGCCACATCGGCGATGCCGAGCACATCTACATCGAGCTCAACGTCACCGACTTCAGCACCACCCAGCGCGTGGTCGATGCGATCAATGGCATCTTTCCCGAGGCCGCCTCGGCGCTCGACGGGCGCGTGGTGCGCGTGCGCGCGCCGGGCGATGTCAGCGGGCGGGTCGGCTTCATCGCCCAGCTCGAGAGCCTTCAGATCACGCCGGCGGCCGCGATGGCGAAGGTGATCGTCAATGCCCGCACCGGGTCGATCGTGCTCAACCGCAGCGTCCAGATCGACGCCTGCGCCATCGCACACGGCAACCTCTCGGTGGTGGTATCGACCGAGCCGCTGGTGAGCCAGCCCAATCCGTTCGGCCGCGGACAGACCGTGCAGACCGAGCGCTCGCAGATCGAGATCAAGGCCGACCGCGGCAGTCTCACCGTGCTCAAGGGGGTTGCGCTGGCGGAAGTGGTCAAGGCGCTGAACGCCGTCGGCGCGACGCCGCAGGATCTGCTCGCGATCCTGCAGGCGATGAAGGCGGCGGGCGCCTTGCGCGCCGACCTGGAAATCATCTGAGCGAGGCCGCGCCATGACCCCGGACACCGATCTCTCGACCCGATTCGCGCTCGACGTAGGCAGCGTCGAGGCGCTCAAGCGCCAGGCGCGCTCCGATCCGGACAAGGCGCTGCGGTCCGCCGCCGCGCAGTTCGAAGCGCTGCTCATGCAGATGATGTTGAAGAGCATGCGCGAGGCCGCGGACAGTACCAGCTCCACCGACTCGCAGGACACGAAAACGTACAAGTCGATGCTGGACCAGCAGCTGACGATGGCCATGGCGAAGCGCGGCGTCGGACTTTCCGACGTCATGGTGCGCCAACTGAGTCGGGGCGCCGTCGCGGAAGCGAATGCGCTCGAAGACGCGAGTCGCGCGGCAGCCGATGTAACCCGGGCGCTGCAGCAGGCGGATGCAGGTGGGACGTTATTGGATCGCGTGGCGCACATCCTGCGCATGCGGCCCGGGCTGCATTCGGCTGCAACGCCTGCCGTCCCGCTCTCGCCCACGAGCGCGGCCGGCGCGGCGAGCAATTCCGACGCCACCACAAGCGGCAGCGCGGCCGATACAGCGCGCGATTTCGTGAGCCGTTTGTGGCCCCATGCGCTGGAGGCTTCGCGCACGACCGGGGTCGCACCGCAGTTCATCCTGGGTCAGGCTGCGCTCGAAAGCGGCTGGGGTCGAGGCGAGATCCGGATGGCCGACGGAGCGTCCAGCCACAATCTGTTCGGCATCAAGGCGGGCAGCGGCTGGCAGGGCGCCACGGCCGATGTGACGACTACCGAATACGTCAATGGCGCGCCGGTGAAGACGGTCGAACGCTTCCGTGCCTATGGCTCCTACGCCGATGCTTTCAAGGACTACGCCAACCTGCTCGCTGCCAATCCCCGCTATGCGCACGTTTTGAACGAACGCACCGATGCGGCGGCGTTCGCCCGCGGCTTGCAGCAAGCCGGCTATGCGACCGATCCCGCCTATGCGGACAAGCTCACGCGCGTCATCACCGGCACGGTGATGCGGCTGGGGCTGGCCGGTTAAGGTTGGGCGCCACGCCGGCCGATAACACGTTACACCGGACAAAGATCATCCCATGGGCAGCAATGTCTTCAACATCGGCCTGACCGGGCTCAACGCGGCGCAGGCGCACCTGGCGACCGCGGGGCACAACATCGCCAATGCGGCGACGCCCGGCTTCCATCGCCAGCGGGTCGAGCTGCAGAACGGTTTACCGCAAGCCAGCGGCGACGGCTTCTTCGGCACCGGGGTCGACGTCGCGACCGTCAGCCGCATCTACAGCGAGTTTCTCGACAACCAGGTCTCGGGCGCGCTCGGGCGCCAGGCGTACCTGAACACGTATCGCGACGAGATCGCACAGATCGACAACCTGCTCGCGGACGCGAATTCGGGCCTGACGCCCGCGCTGAGCGAGTTCTTCAACACCGTGCACGAGGTCGGCTCGGATCCGGAGTCGGCGGCAACCCGGCAGGCGATGCTGTCGG
This portion of the Betaproteobacteria bacterium genome encodes:
- the flgJ gene encoding flagellar assembly peptidoglycan hydrolase FlgJ; its protein translation is MTPDTDLSTRFALDVGSVEALKRQARSDPDKALRSAAAQFEALLMQMMLKSMREAADSTSSTDSQDTKTYKSMLDQQLTMAMAKRGVGLSDVMVRQLSRGAVAEANALEDASRAAADVTRALQQADAGGTLLDRVAHILRMRPGLHSAATPAVPLSPTSAAGAASNSDATTSGSAADTARDFVSRLWPHALEASRTTGVAPQFILGQAALESGWGRGEIRMADGASSHNLFGIKAGSGWQGATADVTTTEYVNGAPVKTVERFRAYGSYADAFKDYANLLAANPRYAHVLNERTDAAAFARGLQQAGYATDPAYADKLTRVITGTVMRLGLAG
- the flgI gene encoding flagellar basal body P-ring protein FlgI, producing MRALALSGARALAFAAKGALALIVLLAAVQGASAERIKDLASIQGVRGNPLIGYGLVVGLDGSGDQTTQTPFTVQSVLNMLTQMGVNLPPGTNLQLKNVAAVIVTGSLPPFAKPGQAIDVTVSSMGNAKSLRGGTLLMTPLKGADGQVYAIGQGNVLVGGVGAEGGGSKVTVNHLSVGRIPAGALVERAVPSHIGDAEHIYIELNVTDFSTTQRVVDAINGIFPEAASALDGRVVRVRAPGDVSGRVGFIAQLESLQITPAAAMAKVIVNARTGSIVLNRSVQIDACAIAHGNLSVVVSTEPLVSQPNPFGRGQTVQTERSQIEIKADRGSLTVLKGVALAEVVKALNAVGATPQDLLAILQAMKAAGALRADLEII
- a CDS encoding flagellar biosynthesis protein FlgH, coding for MTARPAPVPQPQLQAANGSIYQAAHPAQPYFGYRPLFEDRRPRHVGDILVIQINEKTAASKNSDSTVEKSQTSAFGVTSLLGLPGKSFLGSNLDANSESKFDGKGAAASNNDFTGTITVTVIDVLPNGNLQVSGEKQIGINEGSEFIRFSGIVNPATIANGNAVSSSQVADARIEYRANGQIQSAQVMGWLARFFLTFLPF